Within the bacterium genome, the region GGTGTTGATTAGCATTTTCGGGCGTGCTACCCCTGTTGAGCTCGATTTCATCCAGGTAGAGAAAGCATAGTATTTTAAGTTCCTTAAAAGAGAAGCTCAAAGAGCTTCCTCCTAAGATGCGCGTTGATGTGATTTCATGTGTATCTTTGTAGAGTGAAAGGAAATGTTTGAGAGAGCGAGGAAGAGGAAATGGCAAAGGAAATTCAAACCGTAGTGAAGCTGCAGGTTCCAGCGGGTCAAGCAAACCCGGCGCCGCCAATAGGACCAGTCTTGGGTCAGGCCGGCGTGAACATTATGGATTTTTGTAAGCAGTTCAATGCACGGACTCAAAAGCAGGCAGGAGATATCCTTCCAGTAGTTCTTACGGTGTACAAGGACCGTTCTTTCAATTTTGAACTCAAGCAACCGCCGATGTCTTTTCTTATTAAGCAGGCACTGAAGTTGAAGAAGGGGTCTGGTGTTCCAAACCGGGACAAGGTTGGAAAAATCTCGATGGAGCAGGTGAAGGAAATCGCCGAGAAGAAGATGGCAGATCTCAACACAAAAGACATCGACCAAGCGTGTAAGATTGTAATGGGGAGTTGCCGTAGCATGGGAGTGGACGTTCTGGAGGCGTAGAGCAGGATTGTTTGCGCTGAGCGGATAGTGGAGCTCAGGAAGAATGCCCTTTAGGTGGTAAAAGATCAGAAACAAGTTTTCGAAGAGGCAAGAAAAATGGCAGGGAAGCGGTACGAAAAAATACAAAACTTAATTGAAGCGGGGAAGCAGTATCCCATCGCGGAGGCGTGCCAGGTGGCGCTCTCAACAAAATCAGCAAAGTTTGACGAAGGCGTGGATATCGCCTTGAAGTTGGGGATAGACCCTCGGAAGGCGGATCAAAATGTTCGAGGGAGTGTGGAGCTCCCACATGGGTTAGGGAAGACTATTCGTG harbors:
- the rplK gene encoding 50S ribosomal protein L11, translating into MAKEIQTVVKLQVPAGQANPAPPIGPVLGQAGVNIMDFCKQFNARTQKQAGDILPVVLTVYKDRSFNFELKQPPMSFLIKQALKLKKGSGVPNRDKVGKISMEQVKEIAEKKMADLNTKDIDQACKIVMGSCRSMGVDVLEA